In Quercus lobata isolate SW786 chromosome 12, ValleyOak3.0 Primary Assembly, whole genome shotgun sequence, a genomic segment contains:
- the LOC115970897 gene encoding sucrose synthase 3, which yields MSKSNPKLARLPSMRERVEDTLSAHRNELVSLLSRYVSQGKGILQPHTLIDELDSVIGDDPSRLKLKEGPFGEILKSAQEAIILPPFVAIAIRPRPGVWEYVRVNVYELSVEQLDVSEYLHFKETLVDGPSNDRYVLELDFEPFNANFPRPNRSSSIGNGVQFLNRHLSSSMFHNKDSLAPLLDFLRAHKIKGHGLMLNDRIHSISHLQSALTKAEEYISKLPTDAPYSDFEYVLQGMGFERGWGDTAERVREMMHLLLDILHAPDPSTLETFLGRIPMVFNVVILSPHGYFGQANVLGLPDTGGQVVYILDQVRALENEMLLRIRRQGLDITPRILIVTRLIPDAKGTTCNQRLERVSGTEHAHILRVPFRSEKGILRKWISRFDVWPYLETFAEDAASELVAELQGLPDFIIGNYSDGNLVSSLLAHKMGVTQCTIAHALEKTKYPDSDIYWKKFEGKYHFSCQFTADLLAMNNADFIITSTYQEIAGTKNTVGQYESHAAFTLPGLYRVVHGIDVFDPKFNIVSPGADMCIYFPYSEKEKRLTALHDSIEKLLYDPEQNDEHIGTLSDRSKPLIFTMARLDHVKNITGLVELYGKSTKLRELVNLVVVGGYFDVSKSKDREEIEEIEKMHLLMKNYKLDGQIRWISAQMNRARNGELYRYIADTKGAFVQPAFYEAFGLTVVEAMTCGLPTFATCHGGPAEIIEQGISGFHIDPYHPDQAAALMADFFQKCKEDPSYWKKISDGGLQRIYERYTWKIYSERLMTLAGVYGFWKYVSKLERRETRRYLEMFYILKCRDLVKTVPLASDDPH from the exons ATGTCTAAGTCTAACCCTAAGTTGGCTCGACTTCCcagcatgagagagagagttgaagaCACTCTCTCTGCTCATCGAAACGAACTCGTTTCCCTTCTCTCCAG GTACGTGTCTCAAGGGAAAGGGATTTTGCAACCGCACACGTTGATCGACGAGCTTGACAGTGTAATCGGCGATGACCCATCTCGCTTGAAACTCAAGGAGGGTCCTTTTGGCGAGATCCTCAAATCTGCGCAG GAAGCCATAATTTTGCCTCCATTTGTGGCTATAGCAATTCGCCCAAGACCTGGTGTTTGGGAATATGTTCGTGTCAATGTCTATGAACTCAGTGTGGAGCAACTGGATGTTTCTGAATATCTTCACTTCAAAGAAACACTCGTAGATGGGCC gtcTAATGACCGATATGTCCTCGAGCTCGATTTTGAGCCATTCAATGCAAATTTTCCTCGCCCCAATAGGTCTTCATCCATTGGCAATGGCGTTCAGTTCCTCAATCGTCACCTTTCTTCAAGTATGTTCCATAACAAAGATTCGTTGGCACCATTACTAGATTTCCTCCGAGCACACAAAATTAAAGGACAT GGTTTGATGTTGAATGATCGGATACACAGCATATCACACCTTCAGTCTGCGCTGACTAAAGCTGAGGAATATATTTCTAAGCTTCCAACTGACGCACCCTATTCTGACTTTGAATATGT ATTACAGGGAATGGGTTTTGAGAGAGGTTGGGGTGATACAGCAGAACGAGTAAGGGAGATGATGCATCTTCTCTTGGACATCCTTCATGCTCCTGACCCATCTACATTAGAAACATTCCTTGGGAGAATACCTATGGTGTTTAATGTTGTTATTTTATCTCCACATGGTTACTTTGGGCAAGCAAATGTTTTAGGTTTACCAGACACTGGTGGCCAg GTTGTGTACATACTAGATCAAGTTCGTGCACTGGAGAATGAAATGCTTCTTAGAATACGGAGGCAAGGACTAGATATCACCCCTAGAATTCTTATT GTGACTAGGTTAATACCTGATGCAAAAGGAACCACATGCAACCAGCGGCTGGAACGAGTCAGTGGAACAGAACATGCACATATTTTGCGAGTTCCTTTTAGATCGGAGAAAGGAATTCTTCGTAAGTGGATCTCAAGATTTGATGTCTGGCCTTATCTGGAGACCTTTGCAGAG GATGCAGCTAGCGAACTTGTTGCTGAGTTACAGGGCTTACCAGATTTTATTATAGGAAACTACAGTGATGGGAATCTTGTTTCATCCCTGTTAGCTCATAAAATGGGAGTCACACAG TGTACAATTGCACATGCATTGGAGAAAACAAAATACCCAGATTCGGATATCTATTGGAAGAAGTTTGAGGGTAAATACCATTTCTCATGTCAATTCACTGCTGATCTATTAGCCATGAACAATGCTGATTTTATCATCACCAGTACATACCAGGAGATTGCAGGAAC AAAAAATACTGTTGGCCAGTATGAGAGCCACGCAGCTTTCACTCTTCCAGGGCTGTACCGAGTTGTTCATGGCATTGATGTTTTCGACCCAAAGTTCAATATTGTCTCTCCTGGGGCAGATATGTGCATATATTTCCCATATTCTGAAAAGGAAAAACGACTTACAGCTCTACATGATTCAATTGAAAAGTTGTTATATGATCCTGAGCAGAATGATGAGCACAT TGGTACATTGAGTGATCGATCAAAGCCCTTAATTTTTACCATGGCAAGGCTGGACCATGTGAAAAACATAACAGGGTTGGTTGAATTGTATGGTAAGAGCACCAAACTGAGGGAACTGGTAAATCTTGTGGTGGTTGGGGGCTATTTTGATGTAAGTAAGTCCAAAGACagagaagaaattgaagaaattgAGAAGATGCATCTTCTTATGAAGAATTATAAGTTAGATGGTCAAATTCGATGGATATCAGCCCAAATGAATCGAGCACGTAATGGTGAGCTATATCGCTACATAGCAGATACAAAAGGTGCTTTTGTTCAG CCTGCATTTTATGAAGCATTTGGACTTACAGTCGTGGAGGCAATGACTTGTGGCCTTCCCACATTTGCCACTTGCCATGGTGGTCCTGCTGAGATTATTGAGCAGGGTATATCAGGGTTTCACATTGATCCGTATCACCCTGACCAAGCTGCTGCGCTTATGGCAGATTTCTTTCAAAAATGCAAGGAAGATCCAAGTTActggaaaaaaatttctgatGGGGGACTCCAAAGAATTTATGAAAG GTATACGTGGAAGATTTATTCTGAAAGGCTAATGACATTAGCTGGAGTTTATGGCTTCTGGAAGTATGTTTCAAAACTAGAGCGGCGTGAGACTCGTCGATACCTTGAGATGTTCTACATTCTTAAGTGCCGTGATTTG GTGAAAACTGTTCCTCTGGCAAGCGATGACCCACATTAA
- the LOC115972067 gene encoding endoglucanase 17, whose translation MALSLYSFTLLCFFFLFHFFTINAYPVHHNYPFHRHHHPHFASHNYRDALTKSILFFEGQRSGSLPSNQRITWRRNSGLSDGAAMHVDLVGGYYDAGDNVKFGFPMAFTTTMLSWSVIEFGGLMKSELPNAKEAIRWATDYLLKATAHPDTIYVQVGDANKDHACWERPEDMDTPRSVFKVDKNSPGSDVAAETAAALASASLVFRRSDPTYSNLLVTRAIRVFEFADKYRAPYSNGLRKVVCPFYCSFSGYQDELLWGAAWLHKATRNPAFLNYIQVNGELLGAADFDNFFGWDNKHVGARILLSKAFLVQNVQSLHDYKGHADNFICSLIPGAPFSSTKYTPGGLLFKMGDSNMQYVTSTSFLLLAYAKYLTTAHKFVDCGGITVTPNRLRALAKRQVDYLLGDNPLKMSYMVGYGPRYPQRIHHRGASLPSVASHPAKIQCSPGFSFMKSQSPNPNVLVGAVVGGPDQNDRFPDQRPDYEQSEPATYINAPLVGSLAYLAHSFGQL comes from the exons ATGGCTCTCTCTCTTTACTCTTTCACTCTGctctgcttcttctttctttttcatttcttcacTATCAATGCCTACCCTGTCCACCATAACTACCCTTttcaccgccaccaccaccctCACTTTGCCAGTCATAACTACAGAGATGCTCTCACCAAATCAATACTCTTCTTTGAAGGCCAAAGGTCTGGAAGCCTCCCTTCTAACCAGAGAATCACTTGGAGGAGGAACTCTGGTCTCTCAGATGGCGCAGCTATGCAT GTTGATTTGGTTGGAGGGTACTATGATGCAGGGGACAATGTGAAGTTTGGTTTCCCTATGGCTTTCACCACCACTATGCTTTCATGGAGTGTTATTGAGTTTGGTGGGTTGATGAAAAGTGAGTTACCGAATGCCAAAGAAGCCATTCGTTGGGCCACTGATTACCTCCTCAAAGCCACTGCACATCCAGACACCATTTATGTTCAG GTGGGTGATGCTAACAAGGATCATGCTTGTTGGGAGAGACCTGAAGACATGGATACCCCAAGGAGTGTGTTCAAGGTAGACAAGAACTCTCCTGGTTCTGATGTAGCAGCTGAAACTGCTGCTGCTCTTGCATCTGCTTCATTGGTCTTCAGAAGAAGTGACCCAACATACTCCAATCTTTTGGTCACTCGGGCTATAAGG GTGTTTGAGTTTGCTGATAAGTACAGAGCACCCTACAGCAATGGTTTGAGGAAAGTTGTGTGTCCCTTTTATTGCTCTTTCTCTGGTTATCAG GATGAGCTTTTGTGGGGTGCTGCTTGGCTACACAAGGCTACCAGAAATCCAGCTTTCCTCAACTACATTCAAGTTAATGGAGAGCTCCTTGGAGCTGCAGATTTTGACAATTTCTTTGGGTGGGATAACAAGCATGTTGGGGCAAGAATTCTTCTCTCCAAG GCTTTTCTTGTCCAGAATGTCCAATCACTCCATGACTACAAGGGTCATGCAGATAATTTCATTTGCTCTCTTATACCAGGGGCCCCTTTTTCTTCTACCAAATATACCCCag GTGGGCTTCTGTTTAAGATGGGTGATAGCAACATGCAGTATGTGACCTCCACTTCATTCCTGCTCTTAGCCTATGCCAAATACTTAACAACTGCTCACAAGTTTGTTGACTGTGGTGGAATCACTGTCACACCAAATAGGCTCCGAGCCCTTGCCAAAAGACAG GTGGACTACTTGCTAGGAGATAACCCATTGAAGATGTCCTACATGGTGGGTTATGGTCCAAGGTACCCACAAAGGATACACCACAGGGGCGCATCACTACCGTCCGTTGCATCACACCCAGCCAAGATCCAATGCTCTCCAGGCTTCAGTTTCATGAAATCCCAATCCCCCAATCCAAACGTATTGGTCGGTGCAGTTGTTGGTGGACCCGACCAGAATGATAGGTTCCCAGATCAAAGGCCAGACTATGAGCAGTCAGAGCCAGCCACTTACATTAACGCACCTCTAGTAGGGTCATTGGCTTATCTTGCTCACTCATTTGGCCAGCTCTAG